A region of Kribbella sp. NBC_01245 DNA encodes the following proteins:
- a CDS encoding alpha/beta fold hydrolase, with protein MFDDFEVQTIRLAQFDVRCRIGGSGPPLLLLHGFPESHVMWHLVAPELAKTRTVVLPDLRGYGGSGLPLVDSAEAYSKRAMAADQVELMGRLGHDRFEVVGHDRGGRVGYRLALDHPASISRLTVLDIVPTADMWRAAEKQPDELQREWHWNKLSRACPVPEDEINRDPAEYLFPNGSPAISGHPVDVHPGALADYVSAALKPEVVHAMCQDYRAGASVDRDHDEADLAAGRKIVCPVRVYWGDSGDLPQWFDVLEVWSHWAADLDGKGLPCGHFIPEEAPRELLAVLAG; from the coding sequence GTGTTCGACGACTTCGAAGTGCAGACGATCCGGTTGGCCCAATTCGACGTGCGCTGCCGGATAGGCGGCTCCGGCCCGCCACTCCTGCTACTGCACGGATTCCCGGAGTCCCACGTCATGTGGCATCTGGTAGCGCCTGAACTGGCTAAGACCCGCACTGTCGTGTTGCCGGACTTGAGGGGGTACGGCGGTTCCGGGCTGCCACTGGTCGATTCGGCCGAGGCCTATTCCAAAAGGGCGATGGCGGCCGACCAGGTCGAACTGATGGGCAGACTCGGGCATGACCGGTTCGAGGTGGTCGGGCATGACAGAGGCGGCCGGGTCGGCTATCGGCTGGCACTGGATCATCCGGCGTCCATTTCCCGGCTCACCGTGCTGGACATCGTGCCGACGGCCGACATGTGGCGTGCCGCCGAGAAACAGCCGGACGAGCTACAGCGCGAGTGGCACTGGAACAAGCTCTCCAGGGCATGTCCAGTGCCAGAGGACGAGATCAACCGCGATCCCGCGGAGTACCTGTTCCCGAACGGCAGTCCGGCGATCTCGGGACATCCCGTCGACGTACATCCGGGTGCGCTCGCCGACTACGTCTCGGCCGCGCTGAAGCCCGAGGTCGTGCACGCGATGTGCCAGGACTACCGCGCAGGTGCCTCGGTGGACCGGGACCACGACGAGGCCGACCTGGCCGCCGGGAGGAAGATCGTCTGCCCGGTGCGGGTCTACTGGGGTGATTCCGGCGACCTGCCGCAGTGGTTCGACGTACTGGAGGTCTGGTCGCACTGGGCGGCGGACCTGGACGGTAAGGGCCTGCCCTGCGGGCACTTCATCCCCGAGGAGGCACCTCGGGAATTGCTCGCGGTGCTAGCCGGTTGA
- a CDS encoding phosphotransferase: protein MEEIALPGGNVGGAVRVGDTVRRPAGPWTPAVHGLLQHLADHDLYGVPRVHGFDDQGREILDFLPGDTYTEPPSDDVLAAAMRWLREYHRVVASYRPVGVIQWRNSRAELGPDEIVCMHDFGYYNWVGDKSGFVGVIDWDMAGPGKPLDDIAFAAWNTAPLYEAPLAASYRAARLRLMADAYGGVDPLEILKGATARVARSVRVIRAGQAAGDPGMLNLAKVGEPERTERQLAGLEERIPEIAAHL from the coding sequence ATGGAAGAGATCGCTCTGCCCGGCGGCAACGTTGGCGGCGCGGTGCGCGTTGGTGACACCGTGCGACGACCTGCCGGGCCGTGGACACCCGCTGTGCACGGGCTGCTCCAGCACCTCGCTGACCACGACCTGTACGGCGTACCGCGGGTGCACGGGTTCGACGACCAGGGCCGGGAAATCCTCGACTTTCTGCCAGGTGATACCTACACAGAGCCACCATCGGACGACGTGCTCGCGGCGGCCATGCGCTGGCTGAGGGAGTACCACCGCGTGGTCGCGTCGTACCGGCCTGTAGGCGTCATCCAATGGCGTAACAGCCGTGCGGAGCTAGGGCCGGACGAGATCGTCTGTATGCACGACTTCGGCTACTACAACTGGGTCGGCGACAAGTCCGGGTTCGTCGGCGTGATCGATTGGGACATGGCCGGCCCCGGCAAACCGCTGGACGACATCGCGTTCGCCGCATGGAACACAGCACCCTTGTACGAGGCACCACTGGCCGCGTCGTACCGGGCTGCGCGTCTTCGCTTGATGGCGGATGCGTACGGCGGTGTCGACCCACTGGAGATCCTCAAGGGCGCTACCGCTCGCGTTGCGCGTTCGGTGCGGGTCATCCGGGCAGGGCAGGCCGCTGGCGATCCCGGCATGCTCAACCTGGCCAAGGTCGGTGAGCCCGAGCGGACCGAGCGGCAGCTGGCCGGTCTCGAGGAGCGGATTCCGGAGATCGCCGCGCATCTTTGA
- the ald gene encoding alanine dehydrogenase — protein MKVGVPKEVKNHEYRVAITPAGVHEFVRNGHEVLIEREAGEGSSIPDAEFVAAGARILDSADDVWADAELVLKVKEPVEEEYHRMRKEQVLFTYLHLAASRDCTSALLKSGTTGIAYETVQAPDGSLPLLAPMSEVAGRLAPQAGAYHLMRTGGGRGILMGGVSGVHAARVVVIGAGVSGMNAAAIALGMQAEVQLLDRNINRLREADRIYQGHLQTVASNAFEVERAVLSADMVIGAVLIPGAKAPMLISNELVSRMKPGSVLVDISIDQGGCFEDSRPTTHADPVYRVHNSLFYCVANMPGAVPNTSTHALTNVTLPYAVELANLGWREACKKDHSLALGLNTHDGHVTYGPVADAHDLDHVGLDEVLA, from the coding sequence GTGAAGGTCGGAGTACCGAAGGAAGTCAAGAACCACGAGTACCGGGTCGCCATCACCCCGGCGGGCGTGCACGAATTCGTGCGCAACGGACACGAGGTTCTGATCGAAAGGGAAGCCGGCGAGGGCTCATCCATTCCCGACGCCGAGTTCGTCGCGGCGGGAGCTCGTATCCTCGACTCCGCCGACGACGTGTGGGCCGACGCCGAGCTGGTGCTGAAGGTCAAGGAGCCGGTCGAAGAGGAGTACCACCGGATGCGCAAGGAGCAGGTGCTGTTCACCTACCTGCACCTGGCCGCCAGCCGGGACTGCACCTCCGCGCTGCTCAAGTCCGGCACGACTGGGATCGCCTATGAAACCGTGCAGGCCCCGGACGGGTCGCTGCCGCTGCTCGCGCCGATGAGCGAGGTCGCCGGCCGGCTCGCGCCGCAGGCCGGTGCCTACCACCTGATGCGTACCGGTGGCGGTCGCGGCATCCTGATGGGCGGTGTCTCCGGTGTGCACGCGGCCCGGGTCGTCGTCATCGGCGCCGGCGTCTCCGGCATGAACGCGGCCGCGATCGCGCTCGGGATGCAGGCCGAGGTGCAGCTGCTCGACCGCAACATCAACCGGCTGCGCGAGGCCGACCGGATCTACCAGGGCCACCTGCAGACGGTCGCGTCGAACGCGTTCGAGGTCGAGCGGGCCGTGCTGTCCGCGGATATGGTCATCGGCGCCGTGCTGATCCCCGGTGCGAAGGCGCCGATGCTGATCAGCAACGAACTGGTCTCGCGGATGAAGCCCGGCAGCGTGCTCGTCGACATCTCGATCGACCAGGGCGGCTGTTTCGAGGACTCGCGCCCGACCACGCACGCCGATCCGGTCTACCGCGTGCACAACTCGTTGTTCTACTGCGTCGCGAACATGCCCGGCGCCGTACCGAACACCTCCACGCACGCACTCACCAACGTGACCTTGCCGTACGCCGTGGAGCTGGCCAACCTCGGCTGGCGCGAGGCGTGCAAGAAGGACCACAGCCTGGCCCTCGGCCTGAACACGCACGACGGTCACGTCACCTACGGGCCCGTCGCGGACGCACACGACCTGGACCATGTCGGCCTCGACGAGGTGCTGGCCTGA
- the xerD gene encoding site-specific tyrosine recombinase XerD: MTRAVSSYLDHLTVERGLAANTLASYRRDLKRYVGFLAEASVSELSGISEASVSGFLMRLREGDADHPPLTTSSAGRSVVAVRGFHRFCLREGLTGTDPAAAVKPPPPPQRLPKALSVDEVTRILNAAAGEDVLNARDAALLEFLYGTGARISEAVGLDVDDIDIEAGAVLLRGKGGKERVVPVGSYALEALSAYKVRARPELVSRGRGSHALFLNARGGRLSRQSAWTVLRRAAAKAGIAKEISPHTLRHSFATHLLDGGADVRVVQELLGHASVTTTQVYTLVTVDKLREIYATTHPRAL; the protein is encoded by the coding sequence ATCACCCGGGCCGTCAGCTCGTACCTCGACCACCTCACGGTCGAGCGCGGGCTGGCGGCCAACACCCTCGCGTCGTACCGCCGTGATCTCAAGCGGTACGTCGGATTCCTGGCGGAGGCCTCGGTTTCCGAGCTGTCCGGGATTTCGGAGGCCTCCGTCTCGGGCTTCTTGATGCGTTTGCGCGAGGGGGATGCGGACCACCCGCCGCTCACCACGTCGAGCGCGGGCCGGAGTGTCGTGGCGGTGCGGGGGTTTCACCGGTTTTGCTTGCGCGAGGGGTTGACCGGCACGGACCCGGCCGCCGCGGTCAAGCCGCCGCCGCCTCCGCAGCGGTTGCCGAAGGCGTTGTCGGTTGATGAGGTGACGCGCATTCTGAACGCGGCCGCGGGGGAGGACGTGTTGAACGCGCGGGATGCGGCGCTGCTCGAGTTCTTGTACGGGACGGGCGCGCGCATCTCTGAGGCCGTCGGGCTGGATGTGGACGACATCGACATCGAGGCCGGCGCGGTTTTGCTGCGTGGCAAGGGCGGCAAGGAGCGGGTCGTACCGGTGGGGTCGTACGCGTTGGAGGCTCTGTCTGCTTATAAGGTCCGCGCTCGGCCCGAGTTGGTGTCGCGAGGGCGGGGCAGTCATGCGCTCTTTCTTAATGCGCGAGGTGGTCGGTTGTCTCGGCAGAGCGCGTGGACGGTTCTGCGCCGCGCGGCCGCGAAGGCTGGGATCGCGAAGGAGATCTCGCCGCACACCCTGCGCCACTCCTTCGCCACCCACCTCCTCGACGGCGGCGCCGACGTCCGCGTCGTCCAAGAGCTCCTAGGCCACGCCTCGGTGACCACCACCCAGGTCTACACCTTGGTAACCGTCGACAAACTCCGCGAAATCTACGCCACCACCCATCCAAGGGCCCTCTAG
- a CDS encoding SMP-30/gluconolactonase/LRE family protein, with product MSELSALMTELVMVESPRWHDGRLWFSDWGARQLIAVDLEGRSEVVLEMPSMPFCFDWLPDGRLLVVSGGESRVLCREHDGSLTTYADLSGVSTHPWNEIVVDQQGNAYVNCINFEFPYGEFQPGVIALVTPDGSVTQVADNVAFPNGMALTPDGSTLIVAESYADRLTAFDVTPNATLTNRRIWAALPDGAAPDGICLAADGTIWYASVPKQQCVHIREGGEILQPSTSTAAPSPAP from the coding sequence ATGTCCGAGTTGTCCGCCTTGATGACCGAGTTGGTGATGGTCGAGTCGCCGCGCTGGCACGACGGCCGCCTCTGGTTCTCCGACTGGGGTGCGCGGCAGCTGATCGCGGTCGACCTGGAGGGCCGGAGTGAGGTCGTACTGGAGATGCCGTCGATGCCGTTCTGCTTCGACTGGCTGCCGGACGGCCGACTGCTGGTGGTATCCGGCGGCGAGTCCCGGGTGCTGTGCCGCGAGCACGACGGTTCGCTGACGACGTACGCCGACCTGTCCGGCGTATCCACCCACCCTTGGAACGAGATCGTCGTCGACCAGCAGGGCAACGCCTACGTGAACTGCATCAACTTCGAGTTCCCGTACGGCGAGTTCCAGCCCGGCGTCATCGCGCTGGTCACCCCCGACGGCAGCGTCACCCAAGTAGCCGACAACGTCGCCTTCCCCAACGGCATGGCCCTAACCCCAGACGGCTCGACCCTGATCGTGGCCGAGTCCTACGCCGACCGCCTCACCGCCTTCGACGTCACCCCCAACGCCACCCTGACCAACCGCCGAATCTGGGCCGCCCTCCCCGACGGCGCCGCCCCAGACGGCATCTGCCTAGCCGCTGACGGCACGATCTGGTACGCCTCCGTCCCAAAGCAACAATGCGTCCACATCCGCGAAGGCGGCGAGATCCTCCAACCATCAACGTCGACCGCGGCGCCTTCTCCTGCGCCCTAG
- a CDS encoding ParA family protein: protein MPRPTPKLTAEDVETATAGVKNKIGPTGRPMPDLPDILPPTRRGPAQVIAMCNQKGGVGKTTTTINLGAAIAETGRKVLLIDFDPQGSASIGLGVQPHDLDISVYNLLMQRDIRHDEVIRPTRVENLDLLPANIDLSAAEVQLVQEVAREYTLQRVLEPIIPLYDVILIDCAPSLGLLTVNALTASNGIVVPLECEFFALRGLAMLTDTIGKVQDRLNPKLEIVGILGTMFDGRTTHAREVLDRVVQAFDERVFHTVIRRTVKFPETTVVGEPITTYAPSSSAASQYRELAKEVLARCPAG from the coding sequence ATGCCCCGACCGACCCCGAAGCTGACCGCAGAGGATGTGGAGACCGCGACCGCCGGTGTGAAGAACAAGATCGGACCCACCGGTCGCCCCATGCCCGACCTTCCGGACATCCTGCCGCCGACCCGTCGTGGTCCGGCGCAGGTGATCGCGATGTGCAACCAGAAGGGTGGCGTCGGTAAGACGACCACGACCATCAACCTCGGCGCCGCGATCGCCGAGACCGGCCGCAAGGTGCTGCTGATCGACTTCGATCCGCAGGGTTCGGCGTCGATCGGGCTGGGTGTGCAACCGCACGACCTGGACATCTCCGTCTACAACCTGCTGATGCAGCGCGACATCCGCCATGACGAGGTGATCCGGCCGACCCGGGTGGAGAACCTCGACCTGCTGCCGGCCAATATCGACCTTTCCGCGGCCGAGGTGCAGCTGGTCCAGGAAGTCGCCCGTGAGTACACGCTGCAGCGCGTGCTGGAGCCGATCATCCCGTTGTACGACGTGATCCTGATCGACTGCGCACCCAGCCTCGGCCTGCTCACGGTCAACGCCCTGACCGCGTCGAACGGCATCGTCGTACCGCTCGAGTGCGAGTTCTTCGCGCTGCGCGGACTGGCCATGCTGACCGACACCATCGGCAAGGTACAAGACCGTCTGAACCCGAAACTGGAGATCGTGGGCATTCTCGGCACCATGTTCGACGGCCGGACGACACATGCCCGCGAGGTGCTCGACCGTGTCGTCCAGGCCTTTGACGAGCGCGTCTTCCACACCGTCATCCGGCGCACGGTGAAGTTCCCCGAGACGACCGTCGTCGGCGAACCCATCACCACGTACGCGCCTTCCTCGTCCGCCGCGTCCCAATACCGCGAGCTGGCCAAGGAGGTGCTGGCGCGTTGTCCCGCCGGGTGA
- a CDS encoding segregation and condensation protein A produces the protein MTSGSSSALPIDLDAPVDLESPPSSGHKGFSVHLVNFDGPFDLLLQLIAKHKLDITEIALSQVTDDFIAHIKAGGPKWDLDQTSEFLLVAATLLDLKAARLLPQAEVEDAEDLALLEARDLLFARLLQYRAFKQIAALVNQRMAEEAKRFARSVSMEPRFAELLPEVLLGIDPAGLAALAARALAPKPIEEVSLTHLHAPSVTVREQALVVVDRLRFSRSLTFRDLIADSPDTVTTVCRFLSLLELFRASAVAFDQVTPLGELTVRWTGSEEGDVLVSAEFDEEAKAPEDAESVDAGPEPEFEALAVLTEDDVDVDEPQYDEGAGATAADPAPGEAGEATPGPNETEDQ, from the coding sequence ATGACCTCCGGTTCGTCGTCTGCTCTCCCGATCGACTTGGACGCTCCCGTCGATCTGGAGAGTCCGCCGTCGTCCGGGCACAAGGGTTTCAGCGTTCATCTGGTCAACTTCGACGGGCCGTTCGACCTGTTGCTGCAGTTGATCGCCAAGCACAAGCTGGACATCACCGAGATCGCGTTGTCGCAGGTCACCGACGACTTCATCGCCCACATCAAGGCGGGCGGACCGAAGTGGGACCTGGACCAGACCTCGGAGTTCCTGCTCGTCGCGGCGACCCTGCTCGACCTGAAGGCCGCCCGGCTGTTGCCGCAGGCCGAGGTCGAGGACGCGGAGGACCTCGCGCTGCTGGAGGCCCGGGATCTGCTCTTCGCGCGCCTGTTGCAGTACCGCGCGTTCAAGCAGATCGCGGCACTGGTGAATCAGCGGATGGCCGAGGAGGCCAAGCGGTTCGCCCGGTCCGTGAGTATGGAACCGCGCTTCGCCGAACTGCTGCCCGAGGTGCTGCTGGGGATCGACCCGGCGGGGCTGGCGGCGTTGGCCGCGCGGGCGTTGGCGCCGAAGCCGATCGAGGAAGTTTCGCTTACGCACTTGCACGCGCCTTCGGTCACCGTGCGGGAGCAGGCGTTGGTGGTGGTCGATCGGTTGCGGTTCTCGCGTTCGCTGACCTTCCGGGACTTGATCGCCGATTCGCCGGACACGGTGACGACGGTCTGCCGGTTCTTGTCCCTGCTGGAGCTGTTCCGCGCTAGTGCTGTGGCTTTTGATCAGGTGACGCCGCTTGGTGAGCTGACGGTTCGTTGGACCGGTAGTGAGGAAGGCGACGTGCTGGTCAGCGCCGAGTTCGACGAGGAGGCCAAGGCGCCTGAGGATGCCGAATCGGTCGACGCCGGTCCGGAGCCGGAGTTCGAGGCGCTTGCCGTTCTCACCGAAGACGATGTTGATGTGGATGAGCCGCAGTACGACGAAGGGGCCGGCGCGACCGCGGCCGACCCTGCGCCGGGTGAGGCCGGAGAAGCGACGCCCGGACCGAACGAGACGGAAGACCAGTGA
- the scpB gene encoding SMC-Scp complex subunit ScpB: MTEQHDASTDQTSVVPGAEEPVATETPEYDVQADETESAEYDVQADPAAGADPVESGSDEAAAVDPAEAAETEAAEDDVRAGPAAGVDPGEADDAGAVAESGESAVGAVSAEEWRPGGDVPAAVAAEHADPAEVDEAVVAADPEAEADAAEDKDYLEPGELPVEPEVVIDDETMRRALEAILMVTDEPLPVLTLARAVGRPTADVAGALADLSGEYTEQGRGFDLREVAGGWRYYTREESAIFVERFVLDGQQSRLTQAALETLAVVAYKQPVSRARVSAIRGVNVDGVMRTLVTRGLVEEAGADTESQATLYRTSSYFLERMGMQSLDDLPELAPYLPEMDDVEDEMAAQDKAAQDKLDNLDREAAAAAAPEAEAAAPAAAADIEVTAAEAEADHSAEAGNPSAEAAETTDSAEATDLTEGAEAPGTVEATESAEAAVPADVTEVTEPAEVTEPAEATGAAEATEAAEAAVPAEVAEETESSEAIEAVEETEFAKATEAAVLAEVDDAADGAEVAESEGDAGFEAEAESDHERQDEDTASVESEADTALDSESDADDAQDSESEAGDEAEGEAGAEGEIEAEGVGEVGGERGGVGAGEDAGEAFGTVDAEERGSAWSNRTDD, translated from the coding sequence GTGACCGAACAACACGACGCCTCGACCGACCAGACCTCTGTCGTACCCGGCGCCGAAGAGCCCGTCGCGACCGAGACGCCCGAGTACGACGTCCAGGCTGACGAAACCGAGTCGGCCGAGTACGACGTACAGGCTGATCCCGCCGCTGGCGCCGACCCGGTCGAGTCCGGGTCCGACGAAGCCGCGGCCGTCGATCCGGCCGAGGCTGCCGAAACCGAGGCGGCGGAGGACGACGTACGGGCTGGTCCCGCTGCGGGCGTTGACCCGGGCGAGGCCGACGACGCGGGCGCTGTTGCCGAGTCGGGGGAATCGGCGGTTGGGGCGGTGTCGGCGGAGGAGTGGCGACCGGGTGGGGATGTGCCGGCCGCGGTGGCTGCGGAGCACGCGGATCCGGCTGAGGTCGATGAGGCTGTTGTTGCGGCTGATCCCGAGGCTGAGGCGGATGCCGCTGAGGACAAGGACTATCTGGAGCCGGGAGAGTTGCCGGTCGAGCCCGAGGTCGTCATCGATGACGAGACGATGCGGCGGGCGCTCGAGGCGATCCTGATGGTGACCGATGAGCCGTTGCCGGTGCTGACGTTGGCTCGTGCGGTTGGACGTCCGACTGCTGATGTCGCGGGGGCGCTGGCCGATCTTTCCGGGGAGTACACCGAACAGGGCCGTGGGTTCGACCTGCGCGAGGTCGCCGGTGGGTGGCGGTATTACACCCGTGAGGAGTCGGCCATTTTTGTCGAGCGCTTCGTGCTGGACGGCCAGCAGTCGCGGTTGACCCAAGCGGCGCTGGAGACGCTCGCGGTCGTCGCGTACAAGCAGCCGGTCAGCCGTGCGCGCGTCTCGGCGATCCGTGGCGTGAACGTGGACGGCGTGATGCGGACGCTCGTCACGCGCGGGCTGGTCGAGGAAGCCGGCGCGGATACCGAATCGCAGGCGACGCTCTACCGCACCAGCTCGTACTTCCTCGAGCGAATGGGCATGCAAAGCCTCGACGATCTCCCCGAACTCGCGCCGTATCTCCCCGAGATGGACGACGTCGAAGACGAGATGGCCGCCCAGGACAAGGCAGCCCAGGACAAACTCGACAACCTCGACCGCGAAGCCGCCGCAGCCGCCGCCCCCGAGGCCGAAGCCGCCGCCCCAGCCGCCGCGGCCGACATCGAGGTCACCGCGGCCGAGGCGGAAGCGGACCACTCCGCCGAAGCCGGCAACCCCTCCGCCGAAGCCGCCGAAACCACGGACTCCGCCGAAGCGACCGACCTCACCGAAGGCGCCGAAGCGCCCGGAACCGTCGAAGCAACGGAATCCGCCGAGGCCGCCGTACCTGCTGACGTCACCGAAGTGACCGAGCCAGCCGAAGTGACCGAGCCCGCCGAAGCGACCGGAGCCGCCGAAGCAACGGAAGCCGCTGAAGCCGCCGTACCTGCTGAAGTCGCCGAAGAGACCGAGTCCTCCGAAGCGATCGAAGCCGTCGAAGAGACCGAGTTCGCCAAAGCGACCGAAGCCGCCGTACTCGCTGAAGTCGACGACGCCGCTGACGGTGCTGAAGTCGCCGAATCGGAAGGCGACGCCGGGTTTGAAGCGGAAGCCGAGTCCGATCACGAGCGCCAGGACGAGGACACGGCCAGCGTGGAGTCCGAGGCTGATACTGCGCTGGACTCCGAGTCCGACGCCGATGACGCGCAGGACTCCGAATCCGAGGCCGGAGACGAAGCTGAGGGTGAGGCCGGAGCCGAGGGGGAGATCGAGGCAGAAGGCGTTGGTGAGGTTGGCGGGGAGCGTGGGGGAGTAGGGGCCGGAGAGGACGCGGGGGAGGCGTTCGGGACTGTGGATGCGGAAGAACGCGGCTCGGCGTGGTCGAATCGGACTGATGACTGA
- a CDS encoding pseudouridine synthase encodes MTETNEPGGIRLQKALAQAGVSSRRAAEHLIEQRRVEVDGEVVTEFGLRVDPAVSVIRVDGERIPPVTAHVYLVLNKPRGVVTTMSDPQGRPCIADYTGERDERLFHVGRLDTDTEGLLLLTNHGEFAHRLAHPSYEVSKTYVAEVEGNVKPVVLRRLLDGVKLEDGFAQADTVKVVSTIRGRTLIEMSLHEGRNRIVRRMFDEVGHPVKRLTRTAIGPVRRGNLHTGDLRELTDKELGQLLDLVNL; translated from the coding sequence ATGACTGAGACGAACGAGCCCGGCGGTATCCGGTTGCAGAAGGCCCTCGCGCAGGCAGGCGTGTCCAGCCGACGGGCCGCCGAGCACCTGATCGAGCAGCGCCGGGTGGAGGTGGACGGCGAGGTCGTCACCGAATTCGGGCTGCGAGTGGACCCGGCCGTCTCGGTGATCCGCGTCGATGGCGAACGCATTCCACCCGTAACCGCGCACGTCTACCTCGTCCTGAACAAGCCCCGCGGCGTGGTCACCACCATGTCCGACCCGCAGGGACGCCCGTGCATCGCGGACTACACCGGTGAACGGGACGAGCGGCTGTTCCACGTCGGCCGACTCGACACCGACACCGAAGGCCTGCTCCTGCTGACGAACCACGGCGAGTTCGCGCACCGCCTGGCCCACCCGTCGTACGAGGTCTCCAAAACGTACGTCGCCGAAGTCGAAGGCAACGTCAAACCCGTCGTGCTGCGGCGCCTCCTCGACGGCGTCAAACTGGAAGACGGTTTCGCCCAGGCCGACACGGTCAAGGTCGTCTCAACGATCCGCGGCCGAACCCTGATCGAGATGTCCCTCCACGAGGGCCGGAACCGAATCGTCCGCCGCATGTTCGACGAAGTCGGCCACCCGGTCAAACGCCTGACCCGTACCGCGATCGGCCCAGTCCGCCGAGGCAACCTCCACACCGGAGACCTACGCGAACTAACCGACAAAGAACTAGGCCAACTCCTAGACCTAGTAAACCTCTAA